Proteins from a genomic interval of Clostridium sp. 'deep sea':
- a CDS encoding MFS transporter, with protein MSFLRQKPVLQILTMGSVIINFTIAPVSMIAFPYVLRQNLQVGDNLYGIARSLMMTGPIIGSLLVSKFMKKYDFKKSIPALYCICGISFIFAGITVIPNMFPFGFWVAYIGVIISSFILGALITMASVISITARQKIIPGHMMGRISAVMSTFILSSIPLGQAIMGRMLDKIPAYFCILIFSVLVLMASLISRLLFKKMINQNNILQQTQFESVSS; from the coding sequence ATTAGTTTTTTAAGACAAAAACCAGTATTACAAATCCTAACAATGGGATCAGTTATAATAAACTTTACTATAGCTCCAGTATCAATGATAGCTTTTCCTTATGTACTACGACAAAATTTACAAGTAGGAGATAATTTATATGGTATAGCTCGCTCTCTAATGATGACTGGACCAATTATAGGATCTTTACTGGTTAGTAAATTCATGAAAAAATATGACTTTAAAAAGTCGATTCCTGCGCTCTATTGCATATGTGGAATTTCATTTATTTTTGCTGGCATTACTGTAATTCCAAATATGTTTCCATTTGGCTTTTGGGTAGCTTATATAGGAGTTATTATTTCTTCTTTTATACTAGGGGCTCTAATTACAATGGCATCAGTAATATCTATTACTGCTCGTCAAAAAATTATTCCAGGACATATGATGGGTAGAATATCTGCGGTTATGAGTACTTTTATATTATCATCTATTCCACTAGGTCAAGCAATTATGGGTAGAATGTTAGATAAAATACCAGCTTATTTTTGTATATTAATTTTTTCAGTCTTAGTGCTGATGGCCAGCCTGATATCTCGACTTTTATTTAAAAAAATGATTAATCAAAACAATATACTGCAGCAAACTCAGTTTGAGAGTGTATCCTCTTAG
- a CDS encoding MFS transporter, with protein sequence MNLKDIKGKNPILLLLGQLVSTLGSSMQLFALSLYVLDTTQSATMFSNVILLSMIPRIVLGPFAGVLADRVSRKKLIVILDAIAGFLTFLFVALLYCNNGLSLTQIYIFTLLLGMITVLFEPATAAIIPDIVEKEQLATINSVRRLILSFTTILAPLLGGILYSQLGLLIVMVLNGISFFLSSISEMFISVHKESVHKAKKNHFLNLLLRALVF encoded by the coding sequence ATGAATCTTAAAGATATTAAAGGTAAAAACCCTATACTTCTGCTTTTAGGTCAACTAGTATCTACCTTAGGAAGCAGCATGCAGTTATTTGCTTTATCTCTTTATGTGCTTGATACAACTCAGTCTGCTACTATGTTTTCTAATGTAATACTGCTTAGTATGATTCCACGCATTGTTTTGGGACCGTTTGCAGGGGTGCTAGCAGACAGAGTAAGTAGAAAAAAGTTAATTGTAATACTCGATGCTATAGCAGGATTTCTTACTTTTTTGTTTGTAGCTCTCCTGTATTGTAATAACGGCTTGAGCCTTACTCAAATATATATTTTCACTTTACTGTTAGGCATGATTACTGTTTTATTTGAGCCGGCTACAGCTGCCATTATTCCAGATATTGTTGAAAAAGAACAGCTTGCTACTATAAACTCTGTGAGACGTTTAATACTGTCTTTTACAACCATTTTAGCACCATTGTTAGGTGGAATTCTGTACTCACAACTAGGTCTTTTAATTGTAATGGTATTGAATGGGATTAGTTTTTTTCTTTCATCAATCTCTGAAATGTTTATAAGTGTTCACAAAGAGAGTGTTCACAAAGCTAAAAAGAATCATTTTTTAAATCTTTTGCTGAGGGCATTAGTTTTTTAA
- a CDS encoding nucleoside triphosphate pyrophosphohydrolase: protein MIIYNKLIRDKIPQIIKQQGKKCNTKELNDTEYLRYLNLKLNEEINEYYESQNPDELADVVEVIYALLKYQGISIEEFETIRKTKLKTNGGFNKRLLLLEVSSKKG, encoded by the coding sequence ATGATTATTTATAATAAGCTTATAAGAGATAAAATACCCCAAATAATAAAACAACAAGGTAAAAAATGCAATACCAAAGAGTTAAATGATACCGAATATCTACGCTATTTAAACCTAAAACTCAACGAAGAGATTAATGAATATTATGAAAGCCAAAATCCAGATGAACTAGCCGATGTGGTTGAGGTAATCTATGCTTTATTAAAGTATCAAGGCATAAGTATAGAAGAGTTTGAAACTATTAGAAAAACAAAGCTAAAAACTAATGGTGGTTTTAATAAACGACTTTTACTGCTAGAAGTTTCCTCGAAAAAAGGTTGA
- a CDS encoding helicase C-terminal domain-containing protein produces the protein MHVKAVKQKLESYLNQIKSFFPNYEDRPQQYEMIRAILNGIYKKKHILIEAGTGTGKSLAYILALLSIIKANELKEKAIISTYTINLQQQLIEKDIPLLQKILDEDFKVAIAKGRSNYLCQNRVMNVLNSIAGLFSTAEEALNYRELLDEVYDGSGLRVGDRADLTTSVMPSVWNEVCSSRETCLEDSCPYEFKCQFKKARKELHKADIVIANHALFFVDLMLRGDTTQEEGGILPTYDYVVFDEAHHVEDAATSAFSITVDSKSVNQPAAWLQNMLKREVVRTALTECGYTLNHAAQLNQQYFAKSNELMQNIEKLNGSSMSKRVSPLQIKEVENSLNDTLTELIEITDKMSNNMAIDETTAAEIERLRLNFQGIADNIDFVLNAKGSDYVYWVESRNYPAAFAAPLNIAEMMNERIFTHETPIVCTSATLAVPDMNYFAYRMGVENYNSNIIYSPFNYEKQAKLIVPNDALEPDFNNINKYENYIANTVLEARNKIKGGIFVLFTSYKMLDSVHNLVASKLLVDNKTILKQGETSRSELIRKFKSDGDAILFGTSSFWEGVDVAGDSLRCVIITKLPFPVPDDPLAEARMDKIKATGGNPFGKYMLPQAVLHFKQGFGRLIRSKSDSGLVIVTDKRLVSKRYGSNFIKALPQISLDNEIKDIKPL, from the coding sequence ATGCATGTTAAGGCTGTAAAACAAAAACTAGAAAGTTACTTAAATCAAATAAAATCTTTTTTTCCAAACTATGAGGATCGCCCTCAACAGTACGAAATGATAAGGGCAATATTAAATGGAATATATAAAAAAAAGCATATATTAATTGAAGCAGGAACAGGAACAGGCAAATCCTTAGCATATATTCTGGCTTTATTATCTATCATTAAAGCTAATGAATTAAAAGAAAAAGCGATTATATCTACTTATACTATTAACCTTCAACAACAGCTTATAGAAAAAGATATACCTTTACTGCAAAAAATACTAGATGAAGATTTTAAAGTAGCTATAGCTAAAGGTAGAAGTAATTATTTGTGTCAAAATAGAGTGATGAATGTACTAAATAGTATAGCAGGATTATTTAGTACCGCTGAGGAAGCCCTAAACTATCGGGAGTTATTAGATGAAGTATATGATGGCTCTGGACTTAGGGTTGGGGATCGTGCAGATTTAACTACCTCAGTAATGCCTAGTGTTTGGAATGAAGTATGCTCTAGTAGAGAAACCTGTTTAGAAGATAGCTGTCCTTATGAGTTTAAATGTCAGTTTAAAAAAGCACGTAAAGAGCTTCATAAAGCAGATATAGTAATTGCTAATCACGCCTTGTTTTTTGTAGATTTAATGTTAAGAGGAGATACAACTCAAGAAGAAGGCGGAATACTACCTACCTACGACTACGTAGTGTTTGATGAGGCTCACCATGTAGAAGATGCAGCAACAAGTGCCTTTTCTATAACGGTAGACTCAAAAAGCGTTAATCAGCCAGCAGCATGGCTACAAAACATGTTAAAGCGTGAAGTTGTACGCACAGCCTTAACTGAATGTGGCTATACCTTAAATCATGCCGCACAGTTAAATCAGCAGTATTTTGCCAAATCAAATGAGCTGATGCAGAATATAGAGAAATTAAATGGTAGCTCAATGAGTAAAAGAGTGTCACCATTACAAATTAAAGAGGTTGAAAATAGTTTAAATGATACGCTAACAGAGCTTATAGAAATTACAGATAAAATGAGTAATAACATGGCAATAGATGAAACTACTGCAGCAGAAATAGAAAGGTTGCGCCTTAATTTTCAGGGCATAGCTGATAATATTGATTTTGTATTAAATGCCAAAGGTAGTGACTATGTATATTGGGTTGAATCACGCAATTATCCAGCGGCCTTTGCTGCTCCCTTAAATATTGCTGAAATGATGAATGAAAGAATATTCACCCATGAAACCCCAATTGTATGTACTTCAGCTACCCTAGCTGTGCCAGATATGAACTACTTTGCTTACCGAATGGGTGTCGAAAACTATAACTCCAATATAATATATTCACCATTTAATTATGAAAAACAAGCAAAACTAATAGTACCCAATGATGCTTTGGAACCAGACTTTAATAATATAAATAAGTATGAAAACTATATAGCTAACACTGTGTTAGAGGCACGCAACAAAATTAAAGGTGGAATTTTCGTATTATTTACATCTTATAAAATGTTAGATAGTGTTCATAATTTAGTTGCAAGCAAACTTTTAGTAGACAATAAAACTATTTTAAAGCAGGGTGAAACATCACGAAGCGAGCTAATAAGAAAATTTAAAAGTGATGGTGACGCCATTTTGTTTGGTACTTCATCTTTTTGGGAGGGTGTAGATGTAGCTGGTGATAGCTTAAGGTGCGTTATTATCACTAAATTACCATTTCCAGTTCCAGATGATCCTTTGGCTGAAGCCCGAATGGATAAAATAAAAGCAACTGGCGGCAATCCCTTTGGCAAATATATGTTACCTCAAGCAGTACTACATTTTAAACAAGGTTTTGGCAGACTGATAAGAAGCAAAAGTGATAGCGGCCTAGTTATTGTTACTGATAAACGACTTGTTTCAAAACGTTATGGCAGTAATTTTATAAAAGCATTACCTCAAATATCACTAGATAATGAAATTAAAGATATTAAGCCCCTGTAG
- a CDS encoding nucleotidyltransferase family protein, with the protein MKYKQDLIKILNSNPKFMMYLETAHRLGLKNYCVGAGSIRDTVWSYLHNINTVKYKDIDLAYFNKQEDRIKEEEYEQQLNKLGLNVEWDVKNQALVHEWYEQKFGIKVKPYTSIEDAISTWPEPATSVAVYLNPNNQMQVIAPLGLDDLFNITLRRNKKRISQKIFEERLKSKDMVKKWPNLTVIRS; encoded by the coding sequence ATGAAATACAAACAAGACTTAATCAAAATACTAAACTCAAACCCTAAATTTATGATGTACCTTGAAACTGCTCACAGGTTAGGTTTAAAAAACTATTGTGTAGGAGCGGGGTCTATAAGAGATACTGTCTGGTCTTATTTACATAATATTAATACAGTTAAATACAAGGATATAGATCTAGCTTACTTCAATAAACAAGAAGATAGAATTAAAGAAGAAGAGTATGAACAACAACTAAATAAATTAGGTTTAAATGTAGAATGGGATGTTAAAAACCAAGCTTTAGTACATGAATGGTATGAGCAGAAATTTGGCATAAAGGTTAAACCCTATACTAGTATAGAAGATGCCATTTCAACATGGCCCGAGCCCGCAACTAGCGTGGCAGTTTATTTAAACCCAAATAATCAAATGCAGGTAATAGCACCTTTAGGATTAGACGATTTGTTTAATATTACTTTACGCAGAAATAAAAAAAGAATAAGTCAAAAAATCTTTGAAGAGCGTTTAAAAAGCAAAGATATGGTGAAAAAATGGCCGAACCTTACAGTAATAAGAAGCTAA
- a CDS encoding metalloregulator ArsR/SmtB family transcription factor — protein sequence MSNNIIMYNLNYEFFSSILSLVKTKQGITPTKSNYAEVKVINNFYHNLETNMDLIMKQDFDLVFLNFSGIFIALYEIANEFKSIEDCLLELENISTHDLLNRYLRRIHVDLTVLDNDNVLKLAIDKNPITDIKSTDAESFLLYKHNPVEIKRRYCSIFKNYYHKYFKEFVPHVKEYLNKTVKKHQEIYDIDQDRFFNEIIWYKSENEYKTDKPIYLYTMYFSYAGQALWNFEDAYYHHYGFTLIERLNVQANEKHVARLFKTLADPKRLQVLKLLAKATRYSKELAEKCELTAATTSYHMKKLVEVGLVKIEWHHDNKVHYSLNKKALESKLYEAVKIIIN from the coding sequence ATGTCTAATAATATTATAATGTATAACCTTAACTATGAATTTTTTAGCTCTATTTTAAGCCTAGTTAAAACTAAACAAGGTATTACTCCTACAAAAAGCAATTATGCTGAAGTTAAAGTAATAAATAATTTCTACCATAATTTAGAGACAAACATGGACTTAATAATGAAACAAGATTTTGACTTAGTGTTTTTAAACTTTTCAGGAATATTTATTGCGCTTTATGAGATTGCCAATGAGTTTAAAAGCATTGAAGATTGTTTGCTAGAATTAGAGAATATATCTACACATGACTTGCTTAACAGGTATTTACGTAGAATACATGTTGACCTAACTGTTTTAGACAATGACAATGTCCTAAAATTAGCAATTGATAAAAACCCTATTACAGATATAAAATCTACTGATGCTGAAAGCTTTCTTTTATACAAACATAATCCAGTGGAAATTAAAAGAAGGTACTGTTCTATTTTTAAAAATTATTACCATAAATACTTTAAAGAGTTTGTTCCTCATGTTAAGGAGTATTTAAATAAAACTGTTAAGAAACATCAAGAAATTTATGATATAGATCAAGATCGTTTTTTTAACGAGATAATTTGGTATAAATCTGAGAATGAGTATAAAACTGATAAACCTATATACCTATATACAATGTATTTTTCTTATGCTGGTCAGGCGTTATGGAATTTTGAAGATGCTTATTACCATCATTACGGCTTTACGCTAATTGAGAGGCTAAACGTTCAAGCAAATGAAAAACACGTTGCAAGGCTTTTTAAAACTCTAGCAGACCCAAAAAGATTACAAGTTCTTAAACTCTTAGCTAAAGCAACTCGCTATAGCAAAGAGCTAGCCGAAAAATGTGAGTTAACTGCAGCAACCACCAGCTATCATATGAAAAAATTAGTGGAAGTTGGATTAGTAAAAATAGAATGGCATCATGATAATAAGGTGCATTATTCTCTAAATAAAAAAGCATTAGAATCAAAGCTTTATGAAGCAGTTAAGATAATTATAAATTAA